A section of the Rhodospirillales bacterium genome encodes:
- a CDS encoding glycosyltransferase family 2 protein, translating to MLSVVVPVYNEAENIAPLIAEIAALKGRVPLAEIVYVNDGSTDGTLAELLRLKAQYPMLRVITQSPRAGQSCATWSGVLAATQPVCVTLDGDGQNDPEGIVGMFATFMTASQAGTRVMVAGQRQKREDNLVRILSSRIANNVRSALLKDGVRDTGCALKMFRREDYLSLPYFNHMHRFLAALMIREGVNVALSPVRHRPRTRGVSKYGVMNRLFVGIVDLFGVRWLQARARPAKLTLTEGQ from the coding sequence ATGTTAAGCGTGGTCGTACCCGTATATAACGAGGCGGAAAACATCGCCCCACTGATCGCCGAGATCGCGGCCCTGAAAGGCCGGGTGCCGCTGGCCGAGATCGTGTATGTCAACGACGGCAGCACGGACGGCACGCTGGCCGAGCTTCTGCGCCTCAAGGCCCAGTATCCGATGCTGCGCGTGATCACCCAGTCGCCGCGCGCGGGCCAATCCTGCGCCACATGGTCGGGCGTGCTTGCCGCGACACAGCCGGTCTGCGTGACACTGGACGGCGATGGGCAGAACGATCCCGAGGGGATCGTCGGCATGTTCGCGACCTTCATGACGGCAAGCCAGGCCGGCACACGCGTCATGGTCGCGGGTCAGCGCCAGAAACGCGAGGACAATCTGGTCCGCATCCTGTCGTCACGCATCGCCAACAATGTCCGTTCGGCGCTGCTTAAAGACGGGGTAAGGGACACGGGCTGCGCGCTTAAGATGTTCCGGCGGGAGGATTACCTGTCCTTGCCCTATTTCAACCATATGCACCGGTTTCTGGCCGCGCTGATGATCCGCGAGGGCGTGAACGTCGCCCTTTCGCCGGTCAGGCACCGCCCGCGCACGCGCGGCGTTTCAAAATATGGGGTGATGAACCGGCTGTTCGTTGGCATCGTCGATCTGTTCGGCGTGCGCTGGCTGCAGGCTCGGGCGCGACCCGCCAAACTGACCCTGACGGAAGGTCAATAA
- a CDS encoding glycosyltransferase family 39 protein: MTAQTKTVTVLAAGWVALFAAIAFTRPLMPVDETRYLTVAWEMLVRHDWVLPTLNFAPYSHKPPMLFWLVRIAWSVFGVGLWQARLVPLALGAALAFISARLARRLFDSRAAVYAALALGMMPMLLIYASTIMFDVMMAVWVVAAMLTLWRIATEGRTKLWFAWGAILGGAALAKGPVALVYILPAALLAPFWAPPQKWARWYGCVLGGVLMGTAIGLAWAVPAALSGGGAYAEKIFVTQSAGRMVNAFAHRRPFWFYIPVVLALLAPLLAWPTMWAAARRFMRAPDARAPIRFIACWVVPAFVFFSAISSKQFHYMLPLMPGVAILAGAALARADEGGAWPRPRSAVWPILLMLVPTLGVMGAEALHLPLMGVRLDRGAEIFGLGPVMLAAGLIWWLGRDPAHASGRAPVTIVLAAFSLAIFMHLQTGARFLPRYDMRPIASAAQDFMTRPMAVAPKYDGEYGFLFRMRAPFDSIGREDVESWLKAHPDGVVVARYDHGQMPGDFRVLFTQTYRNNEDLVLLTMPKAE; this comes from the coding sequence ATGACCGCCCAGACAAAGACCGTCACGGTCCTTGCCGCCGGATGGGTCGCGCTGTTCGCCGCGATCGCGTTCACGCGGCCGTTGATGCCGGTCGACGAAACTCGTTATTTGACTGTGGCATGGGAAATGCTGGTACGGCACGACTGGGTGCTGCCGACCCTGAATTTCGCGCCGTATTCGCACAAGCCGCCGATGCTGTTCTGGCTGGTGCGCATCGCATGGTCCGTGTTCGGCGTCGGGTTGTGGCAGGCGCGCCTGGTGCCGCTTGCGCTGGGCGCGGCGCTGGCGTTCATAAGCGCGCGGCTGGCCCGCCGACTGTTCGATTCGCGCGCCGCCGTTTACGCCGCGCTGGCGCTGGGCATGATGCCGATGCTGCTGATTTATGCCAGCACCATCATGTTCGACGTGATGATGGCGGTATGGGTCGTGGCGGCGATGCTGACGCTGTGGCGCATCGCGACGGAAGGACGGACGAAACTGTGGTTCGCGTGGGGCGCGATCCTGGGCGGCGCGGCACTGGCAAAGGGGCCGGTCGCTCTGGTGTATATCCTGCCTGCCGCCTTGCTTGCGCCGTTTTGGGCCCCGCCGCAAAAATGGGCACGGTGGTATGGCTGCGTGCTGGGCGGGGTTTTGATGGGCACCGCGATCGGGCTTGCCTGGGCCGTACCCGCGGCGTTGAGCGGCGGGGGCGCCTATGCCGAAAAAATCTTCGTCACGCAATCGGCGGGGCGCATGGTCAACGCCTTCGCGCATCGGCGGCCGTTCTGGTTCTATATACCCGTCGTGCTGGCGCTGTTGGCGCCATTGCTGGCGTGGCCGACGATGTGGGCGGCGGCGCGGCGTTTCATGCGCGCGCCAGATGCGCGCGCGCCGATCCGCTTCATCGCCTGCTGGGTCGTGCCCGCCTTCGTGTTCTTTTCCGCGATTTCCAGCAAGCAGTTCCATTACATGCTGCCGCTGATGCCCGGCGTCGCAATTCTGGCCGGCGCCGCGCTGGCGCGCGCGGATGAAGGCGGCGCGTGGCCGCGCCCGCGGTCGGCGGTCTGGCCGATTTTGCTGATGCTTGTGCCGACGCTGGGCGTCATGGGGGCCGAGGCGCTGCACTTGCCGCTGATGGGCGTGCGGCTGGACAGGGGGGCGGAAATTTTCGGGTTGGGGCCGGTCATGCTGGCGGCAGGGCTGATCTGGTGGCTTGGCCGCGATCCAGCCCATGCAAGCGGGCGCGCACCGGTGACGATCGTTCTGGCCGCGTTCAGCCTTGCGATATTCATGCATTTGCAGACCGGCGCGCGATTCCTGCCGCGATACGACATGCGCCCGATCGCATCGGCGGCGCAGGATTTCATGACCCGGCCCATGGCCGTTGCGCCGAAATATGATGGCGAATATGGGTTTTTGTTCCGGATGCGGGCACCTTTCGATTCGATCGGACGGGAGGACGTCGAATCCTGGCTGAAGGCGCATCCGGACGGCGTGGTGGTCGCGCGCTACGACCATGGACAAATGCCGGGCGATTTTCGGGTATTGTTCACCCAGACCTACCGGAATAACGAGGATCTGGTGCTGCTGACTATGCCAAAAGCGGAGTGA
- a CDS encoding SOS response-associated peptidase codes for MGRLMCGRYAIRQTLAEICATFGTSTALADFPPSYNAAPESARVLIARERAGTGIWGWPVAAGLSPVINIRCESAADKPMFAASWRAGRRCIAPASGFYEWDADGQPFYVNSPDVPLMGLCGLWTRDPDHSVRFAVLTQAAIPTLAAIHPRMPVIATPGAARAWLAEGALPPLPALRFHPVSRAVNDARADSPDLVMECAAPQGSLFAAQKAG; via the coding sequence GTGGGTCGTCTGATGTGCGGGCGCTATGCGATACGCCAGACATTGGCCGAAATCTGCGCCACCTTCGGCACGAGTACGGCGCTTGCGGATTTTCCGCCCTCCTACAACGCCGCACCTGAGAGCGCGCGGGTTTTGATCGCGCGCGAGCGCGCGGGGACGGGTATCTGGGGCTGGCCGGTTGCGGCTGGCCTGTCGCCGGTAATCAATATCCGTTGCGAAAGCGCGGCAGACAAGCCGATGTTCGCTGCAAGCTGGCGGGCCGGGCGACGCTGTATCGCGCCTGCGTCCGGATTTTATGAATGGGATGCCGATGGGCAGCCATTTTACGTGAATTCGCCCGATGTCCCGCTGATGGGGCTTTGCGGGCTGTGGACACGCGACCCGGACCATTCGGTGCGTTTTGCCGTGTTGACGCAGGCGGCTATTCCGACGCTGGCCGCGATTCATCCGCGCATGCCGGTGATCGCGACACCGGGGGCGGCGCGCGCCTGGCTGGCGGAGGGTGCTTTACCGCCCTTGCCGGCATTGCGTTTCCACCCTGTTTCGCGGGCGGTCAATGACGCGAGGGCCGATTCCCCGGATCTGGTCATGGAATGCGCCGCGCCGCAGGGTTCGCTTTTCGCGGCGCAAAAGGCGGGCTGA
- a CDS encoding lipid-A-disaccharide synthase N-terminal domain-containing protein produces the protein MEWWLVIGFLGQALFFMRFVVQWIVSEKSGRSVVPEVFWYFSLGGGLILFVYAVHRHDPVFMLGQGVGLFVYIRNIMLVHRHKQTRAASPTDIEPE, from the coding sequence ATGGAGTGGTGGCTGGTCATCGGCTTTCTGGGGCAGGCGTTGTTTTTCATGCGCTTCGTCGTGCAGTGGATCGTTTCGGAAAAATCGGGACGCAGCGTGGTGCCGGAAGTGTTCTGGTATTTTTCGCTGGGCGGCGGGCTGATCCTGTTCGTCTATGCCGTTCACCGCCACGACCCGGTGTTCATGCTGGGTCAGGGCGTTGGGCTGTTTGTCTATATCCGCAACATCATGCTGGTGCACAGGCACAAGCAAACACGGGCCGCCAGCCCCACGGACATCGAGCCGGAATGA